Proteins from a single region of Runella sp. SP2:
- a CDS encoding ferredoxin — MFKVFHYRNRCIGCNACVEIAFERWRMSKKDGKAVLLGAKEKKGIYQISLSEDELPQNQQAAAACPVNVIQILQ, encoded by the coding sequence ATGTTTAAAGTCTTTCATTACCGAAACCGCTGCATCGGCTGCAATGCTTGCGTCGAGATTGCGTTTGAGCGCTGGCGGATGTCAAAAAAAGACGGGAAGGCCGTGTTGTTGGGTGCTAAAGAGAAAAAAGGGATTTATCAAATTTCACTTTCGGAAGACGAACTTCCTCAAAATCAGCAAGCGGCGGCGGCCTGTCCCGTTAATGTGATTCAGATTTTGCAGTAG